A single window of Paracoccus albus DNA harbors:
- a CDS encoding leucyl aminopeptidase, which translates to MTHPVEIQFTETATEGLTDRKGRIAMVLDEGAKLPAKLPRSARNAIARGAGSRDFQKLKAGDAITIAWPAGWEAESIMLVKLPRKAGVGDARKAGASIGAALGSGEVLVIAGNHPRSSEIALGLALRGYDFSTYKTQKKDSDAPDGDTERLPQSVQGRNARDAVLNDAAGAEAARPAETEETDSDPARAKVTFMCAKPEELAKVSVDNAAVAEGVFFTRDLVNEPANILTTSDFALRLKAMEAIGLDVEVLEEDRLEKLGMRALLAVGQGSVSPSKVVVMRWNGGDADEAPVALVGKGVVFDTGGISIKPSAGMEEMTMDMGGAGVVAGTMRALALRRAKANVVGLVGLVENMPDGAAQRPGDIVRSMKGDTIEVINTDAEGRLVLADVLWYAQTQFEPKAVVDLATLTGAVIIALGHDNAGIFANDDKLAAQLLDAAKAEGEGAWRLPLGPSYDKLIDSRLADIKNTGGRAAGSITAAQFLQRFIREEQAWAHIDIAGVALPPGGSDLAPKGASGWGVMTLNRLIRDNFEG; encoded by the coding sequence ATGACCCATCCGGTTGAGATTCAGTTTACAGAGACAGCAACCGAAGGCCTGACCGACCGCAAGGGCCGAATTGCGATGGTTCTGGACGAGGGTGCAAAGCTTCCTGCAAAGCTGCCTCGCAGCGCAAGAAACGCGATTGCCCGTGGCGCCGGATCACGTGATTTTCAGAAGCTGAAGGCCGGTGATGCAATCACCATAGCATGGCCGGCCGGATGGGAAGCCGAATCGATCATGCTTGTGAAGCTGCCCCGCAAAGCTGGCGTGGGCGATGCGCGCAAGGCGGGCGCGAGTATCGGTGCCGCACTCGGTTCCGGTGAGGTTCTGGTTATTGCAGGGAACCATCCGAGGTCGTCCGAGATCGCACTCGGTCTTGCGCTGCGCGGCTATGATTTTTCGACCTACAAGACACAGAAAAAAGATTCGGATGCGCCTGACGGCGATACAGAACGCCTGCCGCAATCCGTTCAGGGCCGAAACGCGCGTGATGCTGTGCTGAATGATGCCGCAGGGGCCGAGGCAGCCCGTCCGGCTGAAACCGAAGAAACCGATAGCGATCCCGCACGCGCAAAGGTTACTTTCATGTGTGCCAAGCCAGAGGAGCTGGCGAAGGTTTCCGTCGACAATGCGGCCGTTGCGGAAGGGGTCTTTTTCACCCGCGATCTGGTAAATGAGCCGGCGAATATCCTGACCACCAGCGACTTCGCGCTCCGGCTGAAGGCGATGGAGGCGATTGGTCTGGATGTTGAGGTGCTTGAAGAAGATCGGCTCGAAAAACTAGGGATGCGCGCTTTGCTGGCGGTCGGGCAGGGGTCTGTCTCGCCCTCCAAGGTCGTTGTGATGCGATGGAATGGCGGCGACGCAGATGAGGCGCCGGTCGCGCTTGTCGGCAAAGGGGTCGTTTTTGATACCGGCGGCATCTCCATCAAGCCGTCCGCCGGTATGGAAGAAATGACGATGGATATGGGCGGCGCGGGCGTTGTCGCAGGCACGATGCGCGCGCTTGCCTTGCGCCGGGCGAAGGCCAATGTGGTCGGTCTGGTCGGGCTGGTGGAAAACATGCCCGACGGTGCGGCCCAACGTCCGGGCGATATCGTCCGCTCGATGAAGGGTGACACGATTGAGGTCATCAATACGGATGCGGAAGGGCGCTTGGTGCTGGCCGATGTGCTCTGGTATGCGCAGACGCAATTCGAACCCAAGGCCGTGGTTGATCTCGCGACACTGACGGGCGCGGTGATTATTGCCCTTGGTCATGACAATGCGGGCATTTTCGCCAACGATGATAAGCTTGCTGCCCAGTTGCTGGACGCAGCCAAGGCAGAGGGCGAGGGTGCCTGGCGTCTGCCGCTTGGCCCTTCCTATGACAAGCTTATCGACAGCCGCCTTGCCGATATCAAGAACACGGGCGGACGTGCGGCGGGGTCCATCACGGCGGCGCAGTTCCTGCAGCGCTTCATTCGCGAGGAGCAGGCTTGGGCGCATATCGACATTGCCGGTGTGGCACTGCCACCCGGCGGGTCGGATCTGGCACCCAAAGGCGCTTCGGGCTGGGGCGTCATGACGCTGAACCGGCTGATCCGCGACAATTTTGAGGGGTAA
- a CDS encoding DNA polymerase III subunit chi — protein sequence MGNALFYHLTRSNAETLLPQLIGKAMGAGWRVEVRGQDMARLEALDTAMWMGDGFLPHGMAGGAHDERQPVLLRQADSPPAANGPQCVMAIDGAEVAAAEAAAVTRVCIVFDGNDSAALDRAREQWRSLSAAGIAAEYWSEAGGRWEKKR from the coding sequence ATGGGCAATGCCTTGTTCTATCACCTGACGCGCTCAAACGCTGAAACGCTGTTGCCGCAGCTTATCGGCAAGGCGATGGGTGCAGGCTGGCGGGTGGAAGTGCGCGGACAGGATATGGCGAGGCTTGAGGCGCTTGATACGGCCATGTGGATGGGTGACGGCTTTCTGCCGCATGGCATGGCGGGCGGGGCGCATGACGAAAGGCAGCCGGTTCTGCTGCGACAGGCAGACAGCCCGCCCGCTGCCAATGGCCCGCAATGTGTCATGGCCATAGACGGTGCGGAAGTCGCTGCCGCAGAGGCGGCTGCCGTGACGCGCGTATGCATCGTATTTGACGGGAATGACTCGGCTGCATTAGATCGAGCCCGCGAACAATGGCGCAGTCTGTCAGCGGCGGGAATTGCGGCTGAATACTGGTCAGAGGCCGGTGGACGATGGGAAAAGAAGCGCTGA
- a CDS encoding retropepsin-like aspartic protease family protein, with amino-acid sequence MNDNWPRIAYFVLLLLALGGYLITEMRNDFSKSIRQMLAWGLIFLALIAGFGLWDDIRSHVAPPQIVDGNRIELPMASDGHFYIDLRLNGTEIPFMVDTGASDIALRQADAERAGIDVDTLRFVGFASTANGTVSTAPVTIGLVEIGNISDQDVSADVVQGDLDISLLGMTYLRRFARVGFEGETMVLER; translated from the coding sequence ATGAATGACAATTGGCCACGGATTGCATATTTCGTGTTGCTGCTGCTAGCGCTCGGCGGCTATCTGATCACCGAGATGCGGAATGATTTCAGCAAATCCATCCGGCAAATGCTGGCGTGGGGCCTTATTTTCCTTGCGCTGATCGCGGGCTTTGGGCTTTGGGACGATATTCGCAGCCATGTCGCCCCGCCGCAGATTGTCGATGGCAACCGTATCGAACTGCCTATGGCCAGTGACGGGCATTTCTATATTGATCTGCGGTTGAACGGCACCGAAATCCCGTTCATGGTCGATACAGGCGCAAGCGATATTGCGCTGCGCCAAGCCGATGCAGAGCGTGCCGGGATTGATGTCGACACGCTCAGATTCGTAGGCTTCGCTTCCACCGCCAATGGGACCGTATCGACCGCGCCGGTCACGATCGGGCTGGTTGAGATTGGTAATATCAGCGATCAGGATGTCAGCGCCGACGTCGTTCAGGGCGATCTGGATATTTCTTTGCTGGGTATGACCTATCTGCGCCGGTTTGCGCGGGTCGGGTTCGAAGGCGAAACGATGGTGCTGGAGCGATAG
- a CDS encoding MarC family protein has protein sequence MDMASIITAFVTLFVVIDPVGLAPLFIALTPGMTDAQRLRIGWRATIIAAILLTMFGLAGEKILEFVGISLSAFRIAGGILLFLTALDMLFERRTERREGQSADEDHDPSVFPLATPLLAGPGALATMILLVGQEPGAVHALIIHIVMFSVLGLCMLFFFLAGPLSRLLGRTGTMVVTRLLGMLLAALSVQFIIDGLRGTGLYS, from the coding sequence ATGGATATGGCCTCGATCATCACTGCTTTCGTTACACTTTTCGTGGTCATTGACCCTGTCGGGCTGGCACCGCTTTTTATCGCGCTGACACCGGGTATGACCGATGCGCAACGGCTGCGTATCGGCTGGCGCGCGACGATCATTGCCGCGATCCTGCTGACCATGTTCGGGCTGGCCGGCGAAAAGATTCTTGAGTTCGTCGGGATTTCACTGTCGGCCTTCCGCATCGCTGGCGGGATTTTGCTGTTCCTGACCGCCCTCGACATGCTTTTTGAGCGCAGGACCGAGCGGCGAGAAGGGCAATCGGCCGATGAAGATCATGACCCCTCGGTCTTTCCGCTTGCCACCCCGCTGCTTGCCGGACCGGGTGCATTAGCGACCATGATCCTGCTGGTCGGGCAAGAGCCCGGCGCGGTCCACGCCCTGATCATCCATATCGTCATGTTTTCCGTCCTCGGGCTTTGCATGCTGTTTTTCTTTCTAGCAGGCCCGCTGTCGCGCTTGCTGGGCAGAACGGGCACCATGGTCGTCACCCGACTGCTGGGGATGCTTCTGGCCGCGCTCTCTGTGCAATTCATCATCGATGGGCTGCGCGGCACGGGGCTTTATTCATGA
- a CDS encoding twin-arginine translocase TatA/TatE family subunit — protein MLNNIGLPGLLLIAVVVLVLFGRGKVSSLMGEVGKGISSFKKGVKEGSEEVESSGHELSDDLKREEARRDEKLRDVTPEDQNRL, from the coding sequence ATGCTGAATAATATCGGTCTTCCTGGCCTTCTGCTTATCGCCGTTGTCGTGCTTGTCCTGTTCGGGCGCGGAAAGGTGTCCTCGCTGATGGGCGAAGTCGGCAAAGGGATCAGTTCGTTCAAGAAGGGCGTCAAGGAAGGCAGCGAAGAGGTTGAAAGCTCCGGACATGAGCTTTCAGATGATCTGAAGCGCGAAGAGGCCCGTCGTGACGAAAAACTGCGCGACGTAACCCCGGAAGATCAGAACCGGCTTTGA
- the tatB gene encoding Sec-independent protein translocase protein TatB produces the protein MLDIGWSELLLIGVVALIVIGPRDLPHMFRALGRITGKVRSMAREFSSAMEDAARDSGLDEATKSLKDVRSLTSKRSLGVDALDRAADRFEKWDPKIPSSRASAQPDPAATGKAPAEGQSPASAQSATDALPPKQEEPSGQRRLHAVRRSESKDA, from the coding sequence GTGTTGGATATCGGCTGGAGCGAGCTTTTGCTCATTGGCGTCGTCGCGCTGATCGTGATCGGTCCGCGCGACTTGCCGCATATGTTTCGTGCGCTCGGCCGGATCACCGGCAAGGTCAGGTCCATGGCCCGGGAATTTTCGTCGGCGATGGAGGATGCGGCGCGTGATTCGGGGCTCGATGAGGCGACGAAATCACTTAAGGACGTTCGCAGCCTGACATCGAAACGCTCGCTTGGTGTTGATGCGCTTGATCGCGCGGCTGACAGGTTCGAAAAATGGGACCCGAAAATCCCGTCGTCGCGTGCTTCCGCACAACCTGATCCCGCGGCAACCGGCAAGGCCCCGGCAGAGGGGCAAAGCCCGGCCTCGGCGCAGTCGGCAACAGACGCGCTACCCCCAAAACAGGAAGAGCCTTCCGGCCAGCGTCGCCTGCACGCCGTCCGGCGCAGTGAGTCAAAGGACGCCTAA
- the tatC gene encoding twin-arginine translocase subunit TatC codes for MNAKTDKRDDIDDSSAPLIEHLAELRTRLIWSVLAFVIAMVLCYAVWNPVYNFLTRPICSALEGRGQECGLILLKLQEGFFVAIQISFFGGFILAFPIIAYQLWRFVAPGLYRSEKQAFLPFLIASPAMFFLGAAFAYYIILPMAYDFFLGFQQGPLALPDDPEASEVASTAMAGIVFQGSVSEYLALTTKFILAFGLSFQLPVALTLLGKAGLVSSEGLGSMRKYAILLILLLSAVVTPPDVISQVVLFTVVYGLYEVSIQLVRRIERRRNEELRAQGLPVEDE; via the coding sequence GTGAATGCGAAGACCGACAAACGGGACGACATAGATGACAGCTCTGCCCCGCTGATTGAGCATTTGGCCGAGCTTCGCACCCGTTTGATCTGGTCGGTTCTGGCTTTCGTGATCGCTATGGTTCTTTGCTATGCGGTCTGGAACCCTGTCTACAATTTCCTGACCCGTCCGATCTGTTCGGCGCTTGAAGGGCGCGGCCAGGAATGCGGCCTTATCCTGCTGAAGCTGCAGGAGGGGTTCTTTGTTGCCATTCAGATCAGCTTTTTCGGCGGCTTCATTCTGGCCTTTCCAATCATCGCCTATCAGCTTTGGCGCTTTGTCGCGCCGGGTCTGTATCGCAGCGAAAAGCAGGCTTTCCTGCCATTTCTCATCGCGTCGCCGGCGATGTTTTTTCTCGGCGCTGCATTTGCGTATTACATAATTCTTCCGATGGCGTACGACTTCTTCCTTGGCTTCCAGCAGGGACCGCTTGCGTTGCCCGACGATCCGGAAGCCAGTGAAGTCGCATCAACCGCTATGGCGGGGATCGTGTTTCAGGGCTCTGTCAGTGAATATCTGGCGCTGACGACGAAGTTTATTCTGGCCTTTGGGCTTTCCTTCCAGCTGCCGGTCGCCTTGACGTTGCTTGGCAAAGCCGGGCTGGTGTCCTCCGAAGGTCTGGGCAGCATGCGCAAATATGCGATCTTGCTGATCCTGCTGCTGTCTGCCGTTGTCACGCCGCCCGATGTCATCAGTCAGGTGGTTCTGTTTACCGTCGTCTACGGCCTTTACGAGGTCTCGATCCAGCTGGTGCGCCGCATCGAACGCCGCCGCAACGAAGAGCTTCGCGCCCAGGGGTTGCCCGTAGAAGATGAATGA
- a CDS encoding ATP-binding protein: MNDDTLTRIAEALERLAPAPEPDPSFAEADAYVWHTNPDRLEAVTKVNRVELSQLVAIDRSRDTLLANTLQFARGHAANNALLWGARGMGKSSLVKAVHAEARAQGLPLVLVEIAREDLDSVGRLLAVLGKAKGQRFLLFADDLSFSHDDTQYKSLKAVLDGGLSGRPDNVILYATSNRRHLMPRDMIDNERSTAIHPGEAVEEKVSLSDRFGLWLGFHPCAQDEYLQMIRGYCDAYGLEIDDDALRSEAIEWQATRGARSGRVAWQFFTDLAGRKGISL, encoded by the coding sequence ATGAATGACGACACGCTGACACGCATTGCCGAGGCGTTGGAACGCCTTGCCCCGGCACCAGAACCGGACCCCAGCTTTGCCGAGGCTGATGCTTATGTCTGGCACACCAATCCGGACCGTCTGGAAGCCGTGACGAAGGTCAACAGGGTGGAGCTGTCGCAGCTGGTTGCAATAGACCGATCGCGCGACACTCTGCTGGCGAACACCTTGCAATTCGCGCGGGGCCATGCGGCCAACAACGCCCTTCTGTGGGGTGCACGCGGGATGGGTAAATCCTCGCTCGTCAAGGCTGTCCATGCCGAGGCACGCGCGCAGGGCCTGCCGCTTGTGCTGGTGGAAATCGCGCGCGAGGATCTCGACAGTGTTGGCCGCCTGCTGGCTGTGCTTGGCAAGGCAAAGGGTCAGCGCTTTTTGCTTTTCGCGGATGATCTGTCATTCAGTCACGACGATACTCAGTATAAGTCGCTGAAGGCGGTGCTGGATGGCGGGCTGTCGGGGCGACCGGATAATGTGATCCTTTACGCGACATCGAACAGGCGTCACCTGATGCCGCGCGATATGATCGACAATGAACGTTCAACCGCGATTCATCCGGGCGAAGCAGTTGAGGAAAAGGTGTCCTTGTCCGACCGTTTCGGGCTCTGGCTGGGCTTTCATCCTTGTGCTCAGGATGAATATCTGCAGATGATCCGCGGCTATTGCGATGCCTACGGGCTGGAGATTGACGACGACGCCCTGCGCTCGGAAGCCATTGAATGGCAGGCGACGCGGGGTGCGCGCTCAGGTCGCGTGGCGTGGCAATTCTTCACTGATCTTGCCGGGCGTAAGGGCATCAGCCTGTAA
- a CDS encoding helix-turn-helix transcriptional regulator — translation MSQKSQTARLSAGTRIRQMRLAQGRAQAEVAHEAGISPAYLNLIEHDRRNLTADVRARLAQVLGATEEELESGREESLLAGLRVAAATAPSGVVVETERMAELATRTPGWSALIVAQSQRVDALERRLAGLSDRMTRNPYLLDTLHEVLSAVTSLRSTASILVQEPDMQPDWRGRFHGNLDEDSKRLSVTAQSLVAYLESFEQDAALLPPQEEFEAWIADGRPDGGLATDAAKELATNWLGLEEADRQALPDSVLRDWAGDNPFELALMVNQPIDLVLRRLGIFEAESGLMVCDGAGGVIFRRPARGMGASRAGDPCAMLPIFEALAQPGNPIERVVETETGQRFVATAFARRLPADTLAAPVLSQASMLLRPTTQDAATVVAVGPTCRICPRTECRGRRVASILQR, via the coding sequence ATGAGCCAGAAATCACAAACCGCCAGACTGTCAGCCGGCACGCGCATCCGCCAAATGCGGTTGGCTCAGGGTCGCGCTCAGGCCGAGGTCGCGCATGAGGCGGGCATTTCACCGGCCTATCTGAACCTGATCGAGCATGACCGGCGCAATCTGACGGCGGATGTCCGGGCCCGACTGGCGCAGGTTCTTGGCGCAACGGAGGAGGAGCTGGAGTCCGGCCGCGAAGAATCGCTGCTGGCCGGGCTGCGTGTGGCCGCCGCGACTGCACCATCTGGCGTGGTTGTCGAAACAGAGCGTATGGCAGAGCTGGCAACACGGACGCCGGGTTGGTCGGCGCTGATTGTCGCGCAGTCGCAGCGGGTTGATGCTCTGGAACGGCGACTGGCTGGCCTGTCCGACCGAATGACCCGCAATCCATACTTGTTGGACACGCTGCACGAGGTTCTGTCGGCCGTTACGTCGCTTCGTTCGACCGCGTCGATTCTTGTGCAAGAGCCGGACATGCAACCCGATTGGCGCGGGCGCTTTCATGGCAATCTGGACGAGGACAGCAAACGCCTTTCAGTAACCGCGCAATCTCTTGTCGCCTATCTGGAAAGCTTCGAGCAGGATGCAGCGCTGCTGCCCCCTCAAGAGGAGTTTGAGGCGTGGATTGCCGATGGTCGTCCAGATGGTGGCCTTGCAACCGATGCCGCAAAAGAACTGGCAACCAATTGGCTTGGGCTTGAAGAAGCGGATCGTCAAGCGCTGCCCGATTCAGTTTTGCGAGACTGGGCAGGGGACAATCCGTTTGAGCTAGCGCTGATGGTCAACCAGCCAATTGACCTGGTTCTGCGCAGGCTTGGTATTTTCGAGGCGGAATCGGGGTTGATGGTTTGCGACGGGGCCGGCGGTGTCATTTTCCGCCGTCCTGCCCGCGGAATGGGCGCATCCCGTGCCGGTGATCCCTGTGCAATGCTGCCGATATTTGAGGCTCTTGCGCAGCCCGGCAATCCGATTGAACGCGTCGTTGAGACCGAAACCGGGCAGCGTTTCGTCGCGACTGCCTTCGCGCGACGCTTGCCCGCGGATACACTTGCGGCCCCGGTCCTAAGTCAGGCCTCTATGCTGCTTCGCCCGACCACCCAGGACGCCGCAACGGTCGTCGCAGTCGGACCGACCTGTCGTATCTGTCCGCGCACCGAATGTCGCGGGCGCCGCGTCGCTTCGATCCTTCAGAGATGA
- a CDS encoding response regulator transcription factor, with product MSSGIDILLIEDEPNIAEAIQFILSRDGWRVEHWSEGGDAMARIRQHLPRLIILDVMLPVRSGLEVLEDLRKVKKVSHTPVLLLTARGTGGNGGISAGSADRILSKPFDNAELRQVVHEILGAKG from the coding sequence ATGTCTTCGGGAATTGATATCCTGCTCATTGAAGATGAGCCGAACATCGCCGAGGCGATACAGTTTATTCTGTCGCGCGATGGCTGGCGGGTGGAGCATTGGTCCGAAGGCGGTGATGCAATGGCGCGGATACGCCAGCATCTTCCCCGGCTGATTATCCTCGATGTTATGTTGCCGGTGCGGTCCGGTCTGGAGGTGCTGGAAGACCTTCGCAAGGTTAAAAAAGTTTCTCACACGCCCGTCCTTCTGCTAACCGCACGCGGCACCGGCGGAAACGGGGGTATCAGTGCCGGTTCCGCCGACAGGATCTTGTCGAAACCGTTCGACAATGCGGAGTTGCGGCAGGTGGTGCACGAAATTCTGGGTGCCAAGGGATGA
- a CDS encoding sensor histidine kinase: MSFDTLIFVALFYVGLLFVIAWAADRAASRGRTRWSDKPLVYTLSLSVYCTAWTFYGAVGYASRSGLEFVTIYLGPTIVLAGSWWGLRRLVRVARMHRVTSVADLISARFGKSNPLAALITLIALIAATPYLALQLQSISLSFAAFSAMDMPSGPLESWVAVGLAVFAILFGTRNVAADERHHGVVMAIAVEAVVKLIAFIALGTWVIWGLAGGPADVLAKIAERAAQPDAAGWALRPDRWTALIAISAAAVLTLPRMFQVLVVEPADETPLNSAAWAFPAYLMAMSLFVLPIAVIGKELLPANASPDLYVLHLPLSQGADKLALLVFLGGLSSATSMVIISAIALATMISNHWLVPVFLALRRIDASDAAPADIRGPLLASRRIAILAVIGAGAGYQAIGGGQALAAMGTVAFVGVAQLLPAMLGGLIWRGGTRIGAYLGICAGAALWMVWVFLPSLGVVRVPDFGPIDPLAGAVFLSLGLNATLFTVVSLLTLPDPQERVQGLSFVHAVAPEAAAATSAIRPASAVRAEALLALTRRVWGGDEALLFFRSEADRQGKSGFLPDVNSGFLSRLERRLAGAMGTATAHAMLAQVAGQRQTTMAELMAVASEAHSAKERARQLKDDSDELARTARRLQEANDRLTALSVQKDAFLGQISHELRTPMTSVRAFSELLKLPDISTEERERFASIIHEEASRLTRLLDDLLDLSVLESGEARLSPTVFNLHDLISRAIEASSALDSGKELRVDRDIPAEQIMLITDADRLLQVLINLVANARKYCDAARPLLTIRARRLPHSVQITVMDNGSGIPAEKQDLVFEKFSRLNDPSRAGGAGLGLAISREVMTALGGAITYLPGYDGAAFRLELPLRPPSLGQPDEAA, encoded by the coding sequence ATGAGCTTTGATACACTCATCTTTGTCGCTCTGTTCTATGTCGGGCTGCTGTTTGTTATCGCATGGGCGGCCGACAGGGCCGCTTCTCGCGGGCGGACGCGTTGGTCTGACAAACCGCTTGTCTACACGCTTTCGCTGTCGGTCTATTGTACGGCATGGACCTTCTATGGCGCTGTCGGCTACGCCAGCCGTTCCGGTCTGGAATTCGTCACGATCTATCTTGGCCCGACAATTGTGCTTGCGGGCAGTTGGTGGGGGCTTCGCAGGCTTGTGCGCGTCGCCCGGATGCATCGCGTCACCTCTGTCGCAGACCTGATTTCGGCCCGGTTCGGAAAGTCTAACCCGCTGGCGGCGCTGATTACGTTGATCGCCCTGATCGCGGCAACGCCGTACCTAGCGCTGCAACTTCAGTCCATTTCGCTTTCATTTGCGGCCTTCAGCGCGATGGACATGCCCTCTGGCCCGCTGGAAAGCTGGGTCGCCGTGGGTCTGGCGGTTTTCGCCATCCTGTTCGGTACGCGTAACGTCGCCGCGGATGAACGTCATCACGGTGTTGTCATGGCAATCGCTGTTGAGGCGGTGGTGAAGCTGATTGCCTTTATCGCCTTGGGCACATGGGTGATATGGGGGCTGGCAGGCGGTCCGGCCGATGTGCTGGCAAAAATTGCCGAAAGGGCAGCGCAGCCTGATGCCGCAGGCTGGGCGCTGCGCCCCGACAGATGGACCGCGCTGATCGCGATTTCCGCTGCCGCCGTGCTGACACTGCCCCGGATGTTTCAGGTTCTTGTTGTCGAGCCTGCCGATGAAACGCCGCTGAACTCTGCCGCATGGGCCTTCCCGGCCTATCTTATGGCAATGTCCCTTTTCGTTCTGCCGATTGCTGTGATCGGAAAGGAATTGCTGCCCGCAAATGCCTCACCCGACCTGTATGTTCTGCATCTGCCATTGTCGCAGGGCGCCGATAAGCTGGCGCTGCTGGTTTTTCTAGGAGGGTTAAGCTCTGCCACGTCGATGGTGATTATCAGTGCGATTGCACTGGCAACCATGATCTCGAACCATTGGCTGGTTCCGGTGTTTCTGGCATTGCGCAGGATCGACGCATCCGATGCCGCACCCGCCGATATTCGGGGTCCCCTGCTGGCCTCTCGCAGGATTGCTATTCTGGCGGTGATTGGTGCCGGTGCGGGCTATCAGGCCATCGGCGGCGGTCAGGCGCTTGCAGCAATGGGAACGGTTGCTTTTGTCGGTGTGGCACAGCTTCTGCCTGCCATGCTTGGCGGGCTGATCTGGCGTGGCGGCACCAGAATCGGTGCATATCTGGGTATTTGTGCAGGTGCGGCGTTATGGATGGTATGGGTCTTCCTGCCGTCGCTCGGAGTTGTCCGAGTTCCTGATTTCGGGCCGATAGACCCCCTTGCCGGTGCCGTTTTTTTATCTCTCGGCCTGAATGCAACCCTGTTCACCGTTGTCTCGCTTCTGACCCTGCCAGACCCGCAGGAGCGTGTTCAGGGCCTTTCCTTTGTCCACGCGGTCGCGCCAGAGGCAGCCGCCGCGACATCTGCCATACGGCCAGCAAGCGCGGTGCGCGCCGAAGCATTGCTGGCGCTGACGCGTCGGGTCTGGGGCGGGGATGAGGCGCTTTTGTTCTTTCGCTCCGAAGCGGACAGGCAGGGTAAATCCGGGTTCCTGCCGGACGTGAATTCAGGATTTCTGTCCCGCCTTGAGCGGCGTCTGGCAGGCGCGATGGGGACGGCCACCGCTCATGCCATGCTGGCACAGGTGGCGGGTCAGCGTCAGACCACGATGGCCGAACTGATGGCCGTCGCAAGCGAAGCCCATAGTGCCAAAGAGCGCGCGCGGCAGCTTAAGGACGACTCGGATGAATTGGCGCGCACCGCCCGTCGGTTGCAGGAAGCCAACGACCGACTGACCGCGCTTTCGGTTCAGAAGGACGCGTTTCTGGGGCAGATCAGTCATGAGCTACGCACGCCGATGACCTCTGTCCGGGCATTTTCAGAACTGTTGAAACTGCCCGACATTTCGACGGAGGAACGTGAACGCTTTGCTAGCATCATCCACGAAGAGGCGTCGCGACTGACGCGCCTGCTGGACGATTTGCTTGACCTGTCAGTTCTGGAAAGCGGCGAAGCGCGCCTGTCGCCGACTGTCTTCAATTTGCACGACCTGATTTCCCGCGCCATAGAGGCCAGCTCTGCACTGGATAGCGGGAAGGAGTTGAGGGTTGATCGCGATATCCCTGCCGAGCAGATCATGCTTATCACCGACGCTGATCGCTTGTTGCAGGTGTTGATCAATCTTGTTGCGAATGCCCGGAAGTATTGCGACGCCGCCCGGCCTCTTCTGACGATCCGAGCGCGAAGGTTGCCGCATAGTGTTCAAATCACGGTCATGGATAACGGTTCGGGCATTCCTGCAGAGAAGCAGGATCTTGTGTTCGAAAAATTCTCTCGCCTGAACGATCCTTCTCGTGCGGGGGGCGCGGGGCTGGGACTTGCCATTTCTCGGGAGGTGATGACGGCATTGGGCGGTGCCATCACCTATCTGCCAGGCTACGATGGTGCCGCGTTCAGGCTGGAACTTCCGCTGCGTCCTCCGAGCCTCGGGCAACCTGACGAAGCCGCCTAA